One Undibacter mobilis genomic region harbors:
- a CDS encoding NIPSNAP family protein, translating to MLLDVRTYKIKPGCMAPHLALYERLGYPAQVRYLGEPLCYANAESGEMNSIVHIWVYDSAADREQKRARMMQDQEWKNYLAESAKMGYVLEQKTSLMTPVSFAPPIPPRKV from the coding sequence GTGCTGCTCGACGTTCGCACCTACAAGATCAAGCCGGGATGCATGGCTCCGCACCTCGCGCTTTATGAGCGCCTGGGTTATCCGGCGCAGGTTCGCTATCTCGGCGAGCCGCTGTGCTACGCCAATGCGGAAAGCGGCGAGATGAATTCCATCGTCCATATCTGGGTCTACGACAGCGCCGCCGACCGCGAGCAAAAGCGTGCGCGCATGATGCAGGACCAGGAGTGGAAGAACTACCTCGCCGAAAGCGCCAAGATGGGTTACGTGCTTGAACAGAAGACCAGTCTGATGACGCCGGTCTCCTTCGCGCCGCCGATTCCGCCGCGAAAGGTATAG
- a CDS encoding dioxygenase: MIIKSQADVTPAVLEAYSRIDDPRLREIVAALVKHLHAFAREVHLTEEEFHKGAAIVARLGQLTNASHNEVVLMGGSLGFSALVCLLNNGNNGQTETTANLLGPFWRLNSPRTENGGSIVRSPTPGPMLFVNCTVKDTQGNPVAGAEVDVWHSSPEGFYEQQDDSQADMNLRGKFTTDRQGRFSFRSVKPAGYPIPITGPVGDLLRHAGRHNYRPAHLHFLIFKEGFKTHISQIYVQDDDKLDTDVQFGVTRALIGNFVAHTGPAPAPDVSGEWFSLDQTFVVEPGVAKLPKAPID; this comes from the coding sequence ATGATCATCAAGTCACAAGCCGACGTCACGCCCGCCGTTCTCGAGGCCTACAGCCGGATCGACGATCCGCGGCTGCGCGAGATCGTTGCGGCCCTGGTCAAGCATCTGCATGCCTTTGCGCGCGAGGTGCATCTCACCGAAGAGGAATTTCACAAGGGCGCGGCGATCGTCGCCCGCCTCGGGCAGTTGACCAATGCCTCGCACAACGAAGTGGTGCTGATGGGCGGGTCGCTCGGCTTCTCCGCGCTGGTCTGCCTCCTGAACAACGGCAATAACGGCCAGACCGAAACCACCGCCAACCTGCTGGGGCCGTTCTGGCGGCTGAACTCGCCGCGTACGGAAAACGGTGGCTCGATCGTCCGTTCGCCGACGCCGGGCCCGATGCTGTTCGTCAATTGCACCGTCAAGGACACCCAGGGCAATCCGGTCGCGGGCGCCGAAGTCGATGTCTGGCATTCCTCGCCTGAAGGGTTCTACGAGCAGCAGGATGACAGCCAGGCCGACATGAATCTGCGCGGCAAGTTCACGACCGATCGCCAGGGCCGGTTCTCCTTCCGCAGCGTCAAGCCGGCCGGCTATCCGATTCCGATCACCGGCCCGGTGGGCGACTTGCTCCGCCACGCCGGCCGCCACAATTACCGGCCGGCGCATCTGCACTTCCTGATCTTCAAGGAAGGCTTCAAAACCCACATTTCGCAAATTTATGTTCAGGACGACGACAAGCTGGACACCGATGTGCAGTTCGGCGTCACCCGGGCGCTGATCGGCAATTTCGTGGCCCATACCGGCCCGGCGCCGGCCCCGGACGTCTCCGGCGAATGGTTTTCGCTTGATCAGACTTTCGTTGTTGAGCCGGGCGTCGCCAAATTGCCCAAGGCGCCGATCGATTAG
- the pgsA gene encoding CDP-diacylglycerol--glycerol-3-phosphate 3-phosphatidyltransferase, which produces MNPNRIPRLPAHPMSLPNILTYARIAAVPVVVGLLFWQSIFAGELWLRWVALAVFIAAAVTDFFDGYLARAWGQQSSLGRMLDPIADKLLVAACLLILAAGTTIRGWALLAAVIILCREVLVSGLREYLAELRVGVPVTTLAKWKTVGQLVAIGFLIAGEAGEKVLPYTVEIGITLLWLAALLTLYTGWDYLRAGLRHMIDE; this is translated from the coding sequence ATGAACCCCAATCGCATCCCCCGTCTGCCGGCGCACCCGATGTCGCTGCCGAACATCCTGACCTACGCCCGCATCGCGGCGGTGCCGGTCGTGGTCGGGCTGCTGTTCTGGCAGAGCATATTTGCCGGGGAACTGTGGCTGCGCTGGGTGGCGCTGGCGGTTTTCATCGCCGCCGCCGTGACCGATTTCTTCGACGGCTATCTGGCGCGGGCCTGGGGCCAGCAATCCTCGCTCGGCCGCATGCTCGATCCGATTGCCGACAAGCTCCTCGTCGCCGCCTGCCTGCTGATCCTGGCGGCGGGAACCACGATCCGCGGCTGGGCGCTGCTCGCCGCCGTCATTATATTGTGCCGTGAAGTGCTGGTATCCGGCTTGCGCGAGTATCTCGCGGAACTTCGCGTCGGCGTGCCGGTGACCACGCTGGCGAAGTGGAAGACGGTCGGCCAGCTCGTCGCCATCGGCTTTCTGATCGCGGGTGAAGCGGGCGAGAAGGTGCTGCCTTACACCGTCGAGATCGGCATTACGCTGCTGTGGCTCGCCGCGCTGCTGACGCTTTACACCGGTTGGGACTATTTGCGCGCCGGTCTGCGTCATATGATTGACGAGTAG
- a CDS encoding thiamine pyrophosphate-binding protein — MRSNDGTRTGGEILIDQLVVQGVRHAFCVPGESYLAALDALHDAPISLTICRHEGAAAMMAEAVGKATGKPGICFVTRGPGATNGSAGVHIARQDSAPMIMFVGQVGRDMREREAFQELDYRQVFGGIAKWATEIDDVARIPEVVSRAFFTACNGRPGPVVVALPEDMLTERCVVPNATAVEPVETWPGLNDMSRLQKMLWAAKKPIAIIGGSRWSEAASAAMMRFAERFALPVATTFRYQHLFDATHPCYAGDFGIGPNPKLLARIKGADLVLLIGDRMSEMSSQSYTAFDIPEPQMKLVHVHPGAEELGRVYHPTLAINAAPTAFCAALEGLQPPNDIGWKGEADTAHADFLAWTETPSAQPGPINLGEIMVWLRDNLGPEAIITNGAGNFATWINRYYRFRRYNTLIAPTSGSMGYGFPASVAMKTLYPDRTVVCVAGDGDFLMTGNDFATAVQYSRPVIVILWDNGTYGTIRMHQEREYPGRVVGTDLKNPDFVAYAKAFGGFGIRVEKTADFPAAFAAAQKSGLPSIIHLKVDAEPLTPGMSMSAIRAKALAGK, encoded by the coding sequence ATGCGTTCGAACGACGGCACCCGCACTGGTGGCGAGATTCTCATCGACCAGTTGGTCGTTCAGGGCGTGCGTCACGCTTTCTGTGTGCCGGGCGAAAGCTATCTTGCTGCGCTCGACGCGCTGCACGATGCGCCGATTTCGCTGACCATCTGCCGCCACGAGGGTGCCGCGGCGATGATGGCGGAAGCCGTCGGCAAGGCGACCGGCAAGCCCGGCATCTGTTTCGTCACGCGCGGGCCGGGCGCGACCAACGGATCGGCCGGCGTGCATATCGCGCGGCAGGACTCGGCGCCCATGATCATGTTCGTCGGCCAGGTCGGCCGCGACATGCGCGAGCGTGAAGCCTTCCAGGAGCTCGACTATCGTCAGGTATTCGGCGGCATCGCCAAATGGGCAACCGAGATCGATGATGTCGCGCGTATACCGGAGGTCGTGTCGCGCGCCTTCTTCACGGCTTGCAACGGCCGGCCCGGTCCGGTGGTGGTCGCGCTGCCGGAAGACATGCTGACCGAGCGCTGCGTGGTGCCCAATGCGACCGCCGTCGAGCCGGTCGAGACCTGGCCAGGGCTCAACGACATGAGCCGCTTGCAGAAGATGCTGTGGGCGGCGAAAAAGCCGATCGCCATCATTGGCGGTTCGCGCTGGTCGGAAGCGGCGAGCGCGGCGATGATGCGCTTTGCCGAACGCTTCGCGTTGCCGGTGGCGACCACGTTCCGCTACCAGCATCTGTTCGACGCCACGCACCCTTGTTACGCCGGCGACTTCGGCATCGGCCCGAACCCGAAGCTGCTGGCGCGCATCAAGGGTGCCGATCTCGTTCTGCTGATCGGCGACCGCATGAGCGAGATGTCGTCGCAGAGCTACACGGCCTTCGACATTCCCGAACCGCAGATGAAGCTCGTTCATGTGCATCCGGGCGCCGAGGAGCTGGGCCGCGTCTATCACCCGACGCTGGCGATCAATGCGGCGCCGACCGCGTTCTGCGCCGCGCTCGAGGGTTTGCAGCCGCCGAACGACATCGGCTGGAAGGGCGAGGCCGACACCGCGCATGCCGATTTCCTGGCCTGGACCGAGACGCCGTCGGCGCAGCCGGGGCCGATCAATCTCGGCGAGATCATGGTGTGGCTGCGCGACAATCTCGGCCCCGAGGCCATCATCACCAATGGTGCCGGCAACTTCGCCACCTGGATCAACCGTTATTATCGCTTCCGTCGCTACAACACGCTGATCGCGCCGACCTCCGGCTCGATGGGCTATGGCTTCCCCGCTTCCGTGGCGATGAAGACGTTGTACCCGGACCGGACGGTTGTCTGCGTCGCCGGCGATGGCGACTTCCTGATGACCGGCAACGACTTTGCCACCGCCGTGCAATATTCGCGGCCGGTGATCGTGATCCTGTGGGACAACGGCACTTACGGCACCATCCGGATGCACCAGGAGCGCGAATATCCGGGCCGTGTCGTCGGCACCGATCTGAAGAACCCGGACTTCGTGGCCTATGCCAAGGCCTTCGGCGGCTTCGGCATTCGCGTCGAGAAGACGGCTGACTTCCCGGCGGCTTTCGCCGCGGCGCAGAAGTCGGGTCTGCCGTCGATCATTCACCTCAAAGTCGATGCCGAGCCGCTGACGCCCGGCATGTCGATGAGCGCCATCCGCGCGAAAGCGCTGGCGGGCAAGTAA
- a CDS encoding glycoside hydrolase family 15 protein, producing the protein MTLRIEDYALIGDLGSAALVGRNGSIDWLCWPRFDSDACFAALLGTPDNGRWLIGPNDPNARVTRRYRPNTLILETRFETDTGVVVLTDFMPPRHTHSHLMRMITCEHGQVDLHGELILRFGYGQAVPWLTRIDRHTARAISGPDMVVLRSSVPFHDEDFKTIGDFTIRDGECFTFSLTYAPSHDELPHALDVAASLGSTERYWHEWVSRNRIDGPYNDAVVRSLITLKALTYAPTGGMVAAPTTSLPEWLGGVRNWDYRFCWLRDATLTLLALMNAGYYDEARAWRDWLLRAAAGAPSQIQIMYGIQGERRLTEWNVPWLDGYEKSQPVRIGNAAYNQLQLDIFGEVMDALHQARVGGLGHQEAGWDLERALLAHLENIWSLPDEGIWEVRGERQHFTYSKVMAWVAFDRAIKSAEAHDLPGPLERWRTVRDRIHDDVCAHGYDAGLNSFTQYYGSRELDASLLLLPEVGFLPPEDPRIRGTVEAIERTLMRDGLVLRYDTTKTDDGLPPGEGVFLACSFWLADAYLMLGRVEDAEKLFERLLSLCNDLGLLAEQYEPRSQRLVGNFPQAFSHLALVNTASNLSHYRKPAEQRSDWTAGAKAAE; encoded by the coding sequence ATGACGTTGCGCATTGAAGATTATGCATTGATCGGCGATCTGGGCAGCGCGGCCCTTGTCGGCCGCAATGGCTCGATCGACTGGCTGTGCTGGCCGCGGTTCGATTCCGATGCCTGCTTTGCGGCGCTGCTCGGCACGCCGGACAATGGTCGCTGGCTGATTGGCCCGAACGATCCCAACGCCAGGGTTACGAGGCGCTACCGGCCGAACACGCTGATCCTCGAGACCCGGTTTGAGACCGATACCGGCGTCGTGGTCCTGACCGATTTCATGCCGCCGCGTCACACGCATTCGCATTTGATGCGCATGATCACCTGCGAACACGGTCAGGTCGATCTGCATGGCGAACTGATCCTCCGCTTCGGCTATGGCCAGGCAGTGCCGTGGCTGACCCGCATCGACCGGCACACCGCGCGCGCCATCTCCGGTCCGGACATGGTGGTGCTGCGTTCGTCGGTGCCGTTCCACGACGAGGACTTCAAGACCATCGGCGATTTCACGATCAGGGACGGCGAGTGCTTCACCTTCAGCCTGACTTATGCGCCGTCGCACGACGAATTGCCTCACGCGCTCGACGTTGCCGCAAGCCTCGGCAGTACAGAGCGTTACTGGCATGAATGGGTGTCGCGCAACAGGATCGATGGCCCGTACAACGATGCTGTGGTGCGTTCCCTGATCACGCTCAAGGCGCTCACCTATGCACCGACGGGCGGCATGGTGGCGGCGCCGACGACGTCGCTGCCGGAATGGCTCGGCGGCGTGCGCAATTGGGACTACCGTTTCTGCTGGCTGCGCGACGCCACGCTGACGCTGCTGGCATTGATGAACGCCGGCTATTACGACGAGGCGCGCGCCTGGCGTGACTGGTTGTTGCGCGCGGCCGCCGGTGCGCCGAGCCAGATCCAGATCATGTACGGCATTCAGGGCGAGCGACGCCTGACGGAATGGAACGTGCCCTGGCTCGACGGCTACGAGAAGTCGCAGCCCGTCCGCATCGGTAACGCGGCCTATAACCAGCTTCAGCTCGATATCTTCGGCGAGGTGATGGATGCGTTGCATCAGGCCCGCGTCGGCGGCCTCGGCCATCAGGAAGCGGGCTGGGATCTCGAGCGCGCGCTGCTCGCGCATCTGGAAAACATCTGGTCTCTGCCGGATGAAGGCATCTGGGAAGTTCGCGGCGAACGCCAGCACTTTACTTACTCGAAGGTGATGGCCTGGGTCGCGTTCGATCGTGCCATCAAGAGTGCCGAGGCCCACGATCTTCCTGGGCCGCTCGAGCGCTGGCGCACGGTGCGTGACCGCATCCACGACGATGTCTGCGCCCACGGCTACGACGCCGGACTCAACAGCTTCACGCAGTATTATGGTTCGCGCGAGCTCGATGCGAGCCTGCTGCTGTTGCCGGAAGTCGGCTTTCTGCCACCGGAGGACCCGCGCATCCGCGGCACGGTCGAGGCGATCGAGCGGACGTTGATGCGCGACGGCTTGGTGCTGCGCTACGACACCACGAAAACCGACGACGGATTGCCGCCGGGCGAGGGCGTATTCCTGGCCTGCAGCTTCTGGCTCGCCGATGCCTATCTGATGCTTGGCCGTGTCGAAGACGCCGAGAAGCTGTTCGAGCGGCTGCTGTCGTTATGCAACGACCTCGGCCTGCTGGCCGAACAGTACGAGCCACGCTCGCAGCGTCTGGTCGGCAATTTCCCCCAGGCCTTCTCCCATCTGGCGCTGGTCAATACGGCGAGCAATCTGTCGCATTATCGCAAGCCGGCCGAACAGCGCTCCGACTGGACCGCCGGCGCCAAAGCCGCCGAATAA
- a CDS encoding Vgb family protein, producing MIHIRVAAFAVMVAIAAGPAMAAQISYFDVVKGAHPHDVAPAPDGTVWYTAQHQGALGVLDPKTGAVTQVPLGKDSAPHGVIVGPDHAAWITDGGQNAIVRYDAASKTVKVFPLPKDHANANLNTATFDGKGILWFTGQNGVHGRVDPATGKVEAWKSPKGVGPYGITTTPNGDVWYASLAGDHIAKIDTVSGDALMIQPPKAGVGPRRIWSDSKGLLWVSFWNSGEVGRYDPLARTWRVWKLPDADNGCYAVFVDDKDKVWLSDWNANAIVRFDPVTEKFERFPSNRRRADVRQMLGRPGEMWGAESGTDRLVVIRD from the coding sequence ATGATCCACATTCGGGTGGCAGCGTTCGCGGTGATGGTGGCAATCGCGGCGGGTCCGGCAATGGCCGCGCAGATTTCCTACTTCGACGTCGTCAAGGGCGCGCATCCGCACGACGTTGCGCCGGCACCGGACGGCACGGTCTGGTACACGGCGCAGCATCAAGGCGCGCTCGGCGTGCTCGATCCGAAGACCGGCGCTGTAACGCAGGTGCCGCTCGGCAAGGATTCGGCGCCGCACGGCGTTATCGTTGGGCCGGACCATGCGGCCTGGATCACCGATGGCGGCCAGAATGCCATCGTTCGCTACGACGCGGCGAGCAAGACGGTAAAGGTGTTTCCGCTGCCCAAGGATCATGCCAACGCCAACCTCAACACCGCGACCTTTGACGGCAAGGGCATTCTCTGGTTCACGGGACAGAACGGCGTGCATGGCCGCGTCGATCCGGCGACCGGCAAGGTCGAGGCGTGGAAGTCGCCAAAGGGCGTTGGGCCTTACGGGATCACGACGACGCCGAACGGCGACGTCTGGTACGCCTCCCTCGCCGGCGACCACATCGCCAAGATCGATACCGTGTCGGGCGACGCGCTGATGATCCAGCCGCCGAAAGCGGGCGTCGGTCCGCGCCGCATCTGGTCGGACTCCAAGGGGCTGTTGTGGGTGAGCTTCTGGAATTCGGGCGAGGTCGGGCGTTACGATCCGCTGGCGCGAACCTGGCGCGTCTGGAAGCTGCCCGATGCCGACAATGGCTGCTATGCGGTGTTCGTCGACGACAAGGACAAGGTCTGGCTGTCCGACTGGAACGCCAATGCCATCGTGCGCTTCGATCCGGTGACGGAGAAGTTCGAGCGTTTTCCAAGCAACCGGCGCCGTGCTGACGTGCGGCAGATGCTCGGCCGCCCGGGCGAGATGTGGGGCGCCGAATCCGGCACCGATCGCCTTGTCGTGATCCGCGACTAG
- a CDS encoding TetR/AcrR family transcriptional regulator — protein sequence MPYRRTDNVIRRLAEREKTILEAAIALAAEGGMAAVQIVAVAQRAGIAAGTVYRYFPTKNDLVAELIAAVAGRELEAMQTAADAAPGPLSALASGIARFASRALAERKLAWAVIGEAVDAEVDVMRADFRQSLAGELERRINIAIGLRFLPEQDARLAAPAIVGALMEGLLSPMAPTHADAAAAREAVQTVTLFSLRALGVIDARARGMVAQVVLT from the coding sequence ATGCCGTACCGCCGGACCGACAATGTCATCCGCCGCCTCGCCGAGCGCGAAAAGACCATCCTCGAGGCGGCTATCGCCCTGGCGGCCGAGGGCGGCATGGCCGCCGTGCAAATCGTGGCGGTGGCCCAACGCGCCGGCATCGCCGCCGGCACGGTCTACCGTTATTTCCCGACCAAGAACGACCTCGTGGCCGAACTGATCGCGGCGGTGGCCGGGCGGGAGCTCGAGGCCATGCAGACCGCGGCGGATGCGGCGCCCGGCCCGCTATCGGCGCTCGCCTCCGGCATTGCCCGTTTTGCTTCGCGGGCGCTGGCCGAGCGCAAGCTTGCCTGGGCGGTGATCGGCGAGGCGGTGGATGCGGAAGTCGATGTCATGCGCGCCGACTTCCGGCAGTCGCTCGCGGGCGAACTGGAGCGGCGCATCAACATCGCCATCGGGCTGCGTTTCCTGCCGGAACAGGACGCGCGTCTGGCGGCCCCGGCCATTGTCGGGGCGCTGATGGAAGGCCTGCTCAGCCCCATGGCGCCGACGCATGCGGATGCCGCAGCGGCGCGCGAGGCCGTTCAGACGGTGACCTTGTTTTCGCTGCGTGCGCTTGGCGTCATCGATGCCCGCGCCCGCGGCATGGTGGCGCAGGTGGTCCTGACCTAG
- a CDS encoding N-acetylmuramoyl-L-alanine amidase-like domain-containing protein, which translates to MNVATITRRKLLTAMAGGTVGLMSAPALALMPPVSDKRIARLISEASALPAVSQRVDFISKALIGSPYRGHTLIGGPRRAERFVLRDDAFDCVTFCETVLAAALAREPAQFEMQLRLIRYKDGEIAWRARNHYFSDWCANNVANDVCKKLVLPGSETIDKRLTWMRGLGPRQVSITALPRQALIDNRRLLSTGDIVGFLSQRPGLDYFHTGFVVVTDEGDLMLRHAAKSRGRVLDQPLARFLAENRAQAVTLLRVKEPGTSRPVI; encoded by the coding sequence ATGAACGTTGCGACCATCACACGGCGCAAGCTCCTGACGGCGATGGCCGGCGGCACCGTCGGCCTGATGAGTGCGCCGGCGCTGGCGCTGATGCCGCCGGTTTCCGACAAGCGCATCGCACGGCTGATCAGCGAAGCCTCGGCGCTGCCGGCGGTGTCGCAACGCGTTGATTTCATCTCGAAGGCGCTGATCGGATCGCCCTATCGCGGCCACACCTTGATCGGCGGCCCGCGCCGGGCCGAGCGTTTCGTGCTGCGCGACGACGCCTTCGACTGCGTCACGTTCTGCGAGACGGTGCTGGCGGCGGCGCTGGCGCGAGAGCCGGCGCAGTTCGAGATGCAACTGCGGCTTATCCGCTACAAGGATGGCGAGATCGCATGGCGCGCGCGCAACCACTATTTCTCCGACTGGTGCGCCAACAATGTCGCCAACGATGTGTGCAAGAAGCTGGTGCTGCCCGGCAGCGAGACCATCGACAAGCGGCTGACCTGGATGCGTGGCCTCGGCCCCCGGCAGGTGTCGATCACCGCTCTGCCGCGTCAGGCGCTGATCGACAACCGACGGCTGCTGTCGACCGGCGACATTGTCGGCTTCCTCTCGCAGCGGCCCGGGCTCGACTATTTCCACACCGGCTTCGTCGTCGTTACGGACGAAGGCGACCTGATGCTGCGCCATGCTGCCAAGAGCCGCGGCCGCGTGCTCGACCAGCCGCTGGCTCGTTTCCTCGCCGAAAACCGCGCCCAGGCGGTCACGCTGCTGCGCGTGAAGGAACCTGGAACCTCTCGGCCCGTTATATGA
- the moaD gene encoding molybdopterin converting factor subunit 1 has translation MKIRYFAWVRERIGKPEEDVVVPAGIATVAELMTWLAGRGEEYAYAFDNPKVIRAAIDRSHVKPQAEIAGAREIAFFPPMTGG, from the coding sequence ATCAAGATTCGTTATTTCGCCTGGGTGCGCGAACGCATCGGCAAGCCGGAGGAGGACGTCGTAGTCCCCGCCGGCATCGCCACGGTTGCCGAGTTGATGACGTGGCTCGCCGGGCGCGGCGAGGAATATGCCTATGCCTTCGACAACCCCAAGGTCATCCGCGCCGCCATCGACCGCAGCCATGTGAAGCCGCAGGCGGAGATTGCCGGCGCCCGTGAGATCGCCTTTTTCCCGCCGATGACGGGCGGCTGA
- a CDS encoding molybdenum cofactor biosynthesis protein MoaE, whose translation MAAMIAVKVQSEPFDASAEAATLSRGRTDVGAVVTFTGICRGSENGEAIAALTLEHYPGMAETEIESHVAEAAQRWPLTGAIVIHRFGRIVPGEDIMMVATASSHRAAAFEAAEFLMDYLKTRAPFWKQVEKASGSAIETSWVEARADDDSAAARWVKPHQAAE comes from the coding sequence ATGGCGGCCATGATCGCGGTCAAAGTCCAGAGCGAGCCCTTCGACGCCTCGGCCGAGGCGGCGACGCTGTCGCGCGGCCGCACCGATGTTGGCGCGGTGGTGACCTTCACCGGCATTTGCCGCGGCTCGGAGAATGGCGAAGCGATTGCGGCGCTTACCCTCGAACATTATCCCGGCATGGCCGAAACCGAGATCGAAAGCCATGTCGCGGAGGCCGCGCAACGCTGGCCGCTCACCGGCGCCATCGTTATTCATCGTTTCGGCCGCATCGTGCCGGGCGAAGACATCATGATGGTAGCGACCGCATCGTCGCATCGCGCTGCAGCCTTCGAAGCCGCGGAATTCCTGATGGACTATCTCAAGACCCGTGCGCCGTTCTGGAAACAGGTCGAGAAGGCGAGCGGCAGCGCCATCGAGACAAGCTGGGTCGAGGCCAGAGCCGACGACGACAGCGCGGCGGCGCGCTGGGTGAAACCGCACCAGGCGGCGGAATAG
- the uvrC gene encoding excinuclease ABC subunit UvrC — protein MNGARKDIDPASELREDDDAPTLPELDLSEPDAEAGTLAHGRAAIARAVKHAPAGPGVYRMIDAKGDVLYVGKAKSIKKRVANYTRPVAYDARIARMISATVSMEFVSTATETEALLLEANLIKRLRPRFNVLLRDDKSFPYILITSDHWAPQILKHRGARTRPGRYYGPFANAGAVNRTINALQRAFLLRSCSDSFFESRSRPCLLYQIKRCSGPCTQEVDFAGYQELVREANAFLDGKSRNVQKQLAAEMDQASHALDFERAAIYRDRLAALSAITTTQGINPRTIEEADVFAVHQEGGYTCVEVFFFRTGQNWGNRAYFPKADRALGAGEVLSAFLAQFYDDKPPPRLVIASDDFEERALLADALSAKSERKIEVVVPQRGERKELVMHALANAREALGRKLAETASQQRLFNALAEAFGLPKPPRRIEVYDNSHIAGTNAVGGMIVAGPEGFRKNQYRKFNIKSAELTPGDDYGMLREVLQRRFKRLIDESPRASVEVAAAAAMAGGPPMEPTEEPGESPWPDLLLIDGGQGQLRSAQETLAEMGVTDVPLVAIAKGRDREAGRETFFMPGKNPFKLPPRDPVLYFVERLRDEAHRFAIGSHRTRRKKDIREAGLQEIEGIGPTRKSALLRHFGTLKAIERASIADLQHVAGINAEMARKIYEFFHDKAPSP, from the coding sequence ATGAACGGCGCCCGTAAGGACATCGATCCGGCCAGCGAATTGCGCGAAGACGACGACGCGCCGACGCTGCCCGAGCTCGATCTCTCAGAACCAGACGCGGAAGCCGGCACGCTCGCGCACGGGCGCGCCGCGATCGCGCGCGCCGTCAAACATGCGCCGGCTGGGCCGGGCGTCTATCGCATGATCGATGCGAAGGGCGATGTGCTCTATGTCGGCAAAGCCAAGAGCATCAAGAAGCGCGTGGCCAACTACACGCGCCCGGTCGCTTACGACGCACGCATTGCACGGATGATCTCGGCGACGGTGTCGATGGAGTTCGTCTCCACCGCGACCGAAACCGAAGCGCTGCTGCTTGAGGCCAACCTGATCAAGCGCTTGCGGCCGCGCTTCAACGTGCTGCTGCGCGACGACAAGTCGTTTCCCTATATCCTCATCACCTCGGATCACTGGGCCCCGCAGATATTGAAGCATCGCGGTGCGCGTACGCGGCCGGGGCGCTATTACGGGCCGTTCGCCAATGCCGGCGCGGTGAACCGCACCATCAATGCTCTGCAGCGCGCCTTCCTGCTGCGCTCGTGCTCGGACTCTTTCTTCGAGTCGCGGTCGCGGCCGTGCCTGCTGTACCAGATCAAGCGCTGCTCCGGTCCGTGCACGCAGGAAGTCGACTTTGCCGGCTATCAGGAGCTGGTGCGCGAGGCCAATGCGTTTCTCGACGGCAAGAGCCGCAACGTGCAGAAGCAGCTTGCGGCCGAAATGGACCAGGCCTCGCACGCGCTCGATTTCGAGCGCGCGGCGATCTATCGCGATCGTCTGGCCGCATTGTCGGCAATCACGACGACGCAGGGCATCAACCCGCGCACCATCGAGGAAGCCGACGTCTTCGCCGTGCATCAGGAAGGCGGCTACACCTGCGTCGAGGTGTTCTTCTTCCGCACCGGCCAGAACTGGGGCAACCGCGCTTACTTCCCCAAAGCGGATCGCGCCTTAGGGGCGGGAGAGGTGCTGAGCGCGTTCCTGGCGCAGTTCTATGACGACAAGCCGCCGCCGCGACTGGTGATCGCCTCCGACGATTTCGAGGAGCGCGCACTGCTGGCCGATGCGCTGTCGGCCAAGAGCGAGCGCAAGATCGAAGTGGTTGTGCCGCAGCGCGGCGAGCGCAAGGAACTGGTGATGCATGCGCTGGCCAATGCGCGCGAGGCGCTCGGCCGCAAGCTCGCCGAGACGGCGTCGCAGCAGCGGTTGTTCAATGCGCTGGCCGAAGCGTTCGGCCTGCCGAAGCCGCCGCGGCGTATCGAAGTCTATGACAACAGCCACATCGCCGGCACCAATGCAGTGGGCGGCATGATCGTCGCGGGCCCGGAGGGCTTCCGCAAGAACCAGTACCGCAAGTTCAACATCAAGTCGGCTGAACTGACGCCCGGCGACGATTACGGCATGTTGCGCGAGGTGCTGCAGCGGCGGTTCAAACGATTGATCGACGAGAGCCCAAGGGCTTCGGTCGAGGTCGCGGCGGCTGCGGCGATGGCGGGCGGCCCGCCGATGGAGCCCACGGAAGAGCCCGGCGAGTCGCCTTGGCCCGATCTTCTTCTCATCGACGGCGGGCAGGGCCAGTTGCGTTCCGCGCAGGAGACGCTCGCCGAGATGGGCGTCACCGATGTGCCGCTGGTCGCCATCGCCAAAGGGCGCGATCGCGAGGCCGGCCGCGAGACTTTCTTCATGCCGGGCAAGAACCCGTTCAAGCTGCCGCCGCGCGATCCGGTGCTGTATTTCGTCGAGCGGCTGCGCGACGAGGCGCATCGCTTCGCCATCGGCTCGCATCGCACGCGGCGCAAGAAGGATATCCGTGAAGCCGGGCTGCAGGAGATCGAAGGGATCGGGCCCACCCGCAAGAGCGCGCTGCTGCGCCACTTCGGCACCCTGAAGGCCATCGAGCGCGCCAGCATTGCCGATCTCCAGCACGTCGCGGGCATCAATGCGGAGATGGCGCGCAAGATCTATGAGTTCTTCCACGACAAGGCGCCGTCGCCGTAG